A part of Paenibacillus donghaensis genomic DNA contains:
- a CDS encoding AI-2E family transporter, giving the protein MLPLYKKYWRTVFDIGLLVLTVYLVMFSFSKLYQLAAPVFLSFFVFLLIEPLARLLNRRGLAKPFASAISVLLFLIVLLGVLFGAGLLVTSQLIAFQVNLPKYTYVVQQHFAEFTTYLQLKINSLPPDITAKLNGYFTDATNLLSQWLIIVFKYLVGILGSFSSFMANFGVAIILAFFLSMEIKDWRKIAHDKMPLTFKKAFAFLQGNVFKAIGSYLKAQLILISITFVIVLAGLLILRSGNAITMALVCAVFDVLPLLGVSTILIPWIIYLFIVGNTSLAIGLIVLLAVVLIVRQLLEPRITGNSIGVSSAFLMLSFMILSTSAFGIAGLILSPILLILLKELLQQGYLQSWIHLPEGEFIVSPFASAGPVPTGEPVTEPEPPAAP; this is encoded by the coding sequence TGATATCGGGCTGCTCGTCTTGACCGTCTATTTAGTGATGTTCAGCTTCAGCAAGCTTTATCAACTGGCTGCCCCGGTATTCCTGTCCTTTTTTGTTTTTCTGCTGATTGAGCCTTTGGCCCGTCTGCTCAACCGCAGAGGCCTCGCCAAACCGTTCGCATCGGCCATCTCCGTACTGCTGTTCCTGATCGTGCTGCTCGGTGTACTGTTCGGGGCCGGACTGCTGGTTACCTCACAGCTAATCGCTTTCCAGGTCAACCTGCCCAAGTATACATATGTAGTTCAGCAGCATTTTGCCGAATTCACAACCTATCTGCAGCTCAAAATAAACAGTCTCCCGCCCGACATCACTGCCAAGCTGAATGGCTATTTCACGGATGCCACCAATCTTCTCTCCCAATGGCTCATTATTGTCTTTAAATATTTGGTTGGCATCCTTGGCTCTTTTTCTTCCTTTATGGCCAATTTCGGGGTGGCTATTATCCTGGCGTTTTTCCTTAGCATGGAGATCAAGGATTGGCGTAAAATTGCCCATGACAAAATGCCGCTGACGTTCAAGAAAGCCTTCGCTTTTCTGCAAGGCAATGTCTTCAAGGCCATCGGCTCTTATCTGAAGGCGCAGCTGATTCTGATCAGCATTACCTTCGTTATTGTGCTGGCAGGTCTGCTAATCCTGCGGAGTGGCAATGCGATTACGATGGCGCTGGTCTGCGCCGTGTTCGATGTGCTGCCGCTGCTCGGCGTCTCAACTATTCTGATCCCGTGGATCATTTACCTGTTCATTGTGGGCAACACTTCGCTTGCCATCGGTCTGATTGTGCTGCTTGCTGTGGTCCTGATTGTAAGACAGCTGCTCGAACCGAGGATTACGGGCAATTCCATTGGTGTATCGTCAGCGTTTCTGATGCTCTCCTTTATGATTCTGTCCACCTCGGCCTTCGGCATCGCCGGTCTGATCCTCTCGCCGATCCTGCTGATTCTCTTAAAGGAACTGCTCCAGCAAGGGTATCTGCAGAGCTGGATTCACCTGCCGGAGGGAGAATTCATCGTCTCTCCGTTTGCTTCGGCCGGACCGGTGCCCACCGGTGAACCGGTCACCGAGCCAGAGCCACCGGCAGCGCCTTAG